A section of the Pseudomonas sp. Q1-7 genome encodes:
- a CDS encoding GNAT family N-acetyltransferase — translation MHIRLLQGAAIAPHIDDLARLRLSVFREFPYLYDGTLDYEARYLATYAESSDSLFVLALEGEQVVGVSTGLPMADETEAFQRPFRERGWDPERIFYFGESVLLPEFRGTGLGVRFFAEREAYARRLGRFDFCAFCAVERPADHPRRPPGYQPLNAFWGRRGYRHHPELRTEFHWRDLDEASESAKPMSFWIKELAP, via the coding sequence ATGCACATCCGTCTGCTCCAGGGCGCCGCCATCGCGCCGCACATCGACGACCTCGCGCGCCTGCGCCTGAGCGTGTTTCGCGAGTTTCCCTACCTTTACGACGGCACCCTGGACTACGAGGCGCGCTACCTCGCGACCTATGCCGAGTCGTCGGACAGCCTGTTCGTCCTCGCCCTGGAGGGCGAGCAGGTGGTGGGCGTCTCCACCGGTCTGCCCATGGCCGATGAAACCGAGGCCTTCCAGCGGCCCTTTCGCGAACGGGGCTGGGACCCCGAACGCATCTTCTATTTCGGCGAGTCGGTGCTGTTGCCCGAATTCCGCGGCACGGGCCTGGGGGTGCGCTTCTTCGCCGAGCGCGAAGCCTATGCCCGACGCCTGGGACGGTTCGATTTCTGCGCCTTCTGCGCGGTGGAGCGGCCGGCGGACCATCCGCGGCGCCCGCCTGGCTACCAGCCGTTGAACGCGTTCTGGGGGCGCCGCGGCTATCGGCATCACCCGGAGCTGCGTACCGAATTCCATTGGCGCGACCTGGACGAGGCGTCCGAGTCGGCCAAGCCCATGTCCTTCTGGATCAAGGAGCTCGCGCCATGA
- a CDS encoding nuclear transport factor 2 family protein, translated as MTAIELVHAYYDAFNAGNMPAFLALLSEDVVHDINQGERQQGKAAFAAFMEKMNRCYKERLSDIVVMQSADGSRAAAEFVVHGQYLADDEGLPPAKGQTYVLPAGAFFHIHCGKIARVTNYYNLNDWVEQVC; from the coding sequence ATGACCGCTATCGAACTGGTGCACGCCTATTACGACGCCTTCAACGCCGGCAACATGCCGGCGTTCCTCGCCCTGCTCAGCGAGGACGTGGTGCACGACATCAACCAGGGCGAACGCCAACAGGGCAAGGCCGCCTTCGCCGCCTTCATGGAGAAGATGAACCGCTGCTACAAGGAGCGCCTGTCCGACATCGTGGTCATGCAGAGCGCCGACGGCAGCCGCGCCGCCGCCGAGTTCGTGGTGCACGGCCAGTACCTGGCCGACGACGAGGGCCTGCCGCCGGCCAAGGGCCAGACCTATGTACTGCCGGCCGGCGCCTTCTTCCATATCCACTGCGGCAAGATCGCCCGCGTGACCAACTACTACAACCTGAACGACTGGGTGGAACAGGTCTGCTGA
- a CDS encoding DJ-1/PfpI family protein, giving the protein MAAKTILMLVGDYAEDYETMVPFQALLMVGHQVHAVCPDKAAGQTVRTAIHDFEGDQTYSEKPGHNFALNFDFAKVKAEDYDALLIPGGRAPEYLRLNARVLELVKAFDQAGKPIAAVCHGAQLLAAAGVLEGRECSAYPACGPEVKLAGGHYVDIPVDAAHTQGNLVTAPAWPAHPAWLAQFLALLGTRITL; this is encoded by the coding sequence ATGGCCGCAAAGACGATTCTGATGCTGGTTGGCGACTACGCCGAAGACTACGAAACCATGGTGCCGTTCCAGGCCTTGCTGATGGTCGGCCACCAGGTTCATGCGGTGTGTCCGGACAAAGCGGCCGGACAGACCGTGCGTACCGCCATCCATGACTTCGAGGGCGACCAGACCTACAGCGAAAAGCCGGGCCACAACTTCGCCCTCAACTTCGACTTCGCCAAGGTGAAGGCCGAGGACTACGACGCCCTGCTGATCCCCGGCGGCCGCGCCCCGGAATACCTGCGCCTGAACGCCAGGGTGCTGGAGCTGGTGAAGGCCTTCGACCAGGCCGGCAAGCCCATCGCCGCCGTCTGCCACGGCGCCCAGCTACTGGCTGCCGCCGGCGTGCTGGAGGGGCGCGAGTGCAGCGCCTATCCGGCCTGCGGACCGGAAGTGAAGCTCGCCGGCGGCCACTATGTGGACATTCCAGTGGATGCCGCCCACACCCAGGGCAACCTGGTCACGGCGCCGGCCTGGCCGGCCCATCCCGCCTGGCTGGCGCAGTTCCTGGCGCTGCTGGGGACCCGGATCACGCTGTGA
- a CDS encoding DUF2846 domain-containing protein yields MGRRYLPILLVCAALGGCSTPGAFFGATEGPEFQAATPSDGQHALVYLYRPQSEWADQELEAPGIFIDNALIGSLPSNGHLALALEAASYKLEMRRPLFGSYWTLFADGPLDFTLISAFALDASAGRTDYLRYDELDPPPKNSQRSGAGNGPLQWVEASLGSREIGTTRQVQPIQRIAASGRVARPQEGFWRGLGRALDKVGI; encoded by the coding sequence ATGGGCCGCCGATACCTGCCGATTCTGTTGGTGTGCGCTGCCCTGGGCGGCTGCTCCACTCCGGGCGCCTTCTTCGGCGCGACCGAAGGACCTGAATTCCAGGCTGCCACGCCGAGCGATGGCCAGCATGCGCTGGTCTACCTCTATCGCCCGCAAAGCGAATGGGCAGATCAGGAACTGGAAGCCCCCGGTATCTTCATCGACAACGCACTGATCGGCAGTCTGCCAAGCAACGGCCACCTGGCCCTGGCGCTCGAGGCGGCCAGCTACAAGCTGGAAATGCGCCGCCCGCTGTTCGGCAGCTACTGGACGCTGTTCGCCGATGGCCCGCTGGATTTCACCCTCATCAGCGCCTTCGCCCTGGACGCCTCCGCCGGGCGCACCGACTACCTGCGCTATGACGAGCTGGACCCGCCGCCGAAGAACAGCCAGCGGTCCGGCGCTGGCAACGGACCGCTGCAGTGGGTGGAAGCGTCCCTGGGCAGCCGGGAGATCGGCACCACCCGCCAGGTGCAGCCGATCCAGCGGATCGCCGCCAGCGGTCGGGTGGCGCGGCCGCAGGAAGGCTTCTGGCGAGGGCTGGGGCGTGCCCTGGACAAGGTCGGTATCTGA
- a CDS encoding phospholipase D-like domain-containing protein yields MMGKIFPWKSGNRFELLIDGPQFFPTMLTAIARAEHQVALELYLVEDGGCSLALVDALCVAAVRGVRVRCLFDDFGSLKLGAALRQRLADAGVLLQFYNPLRWRRGFSNLYRDHRKILVVDDRQAFVGGTGSSDEFWDPSQETSRWHEVMVAIEGPLVAHWQLIFDYQWAANLGRRPWKSGDAPGLAHLPPYPAVGEGLGRLAYADASQHRDIVQSLLRSIRTARSRIWLATPYFLPSWKVRRALIKAARRGVEVRLLLTSRHTDHPPVRFAGQRYYPRLLRAGVRIFEYQPRFLHLKLVLADDWVSVGSCNFDHWNLRFNLEANLEALDPQFTRAVDACMRQDFTDSREISMDDWHSRPLLKRMRQRLWGWLDRLVVNLLDRRR; encoded by the coding sequence CTGATGGGGAAGATCTTCCCCTGGAAGTCCGGCAACCGCTTCGAGCTGTTGATCGACGGCCCGCAGTTCTTTCCGACCATGCTCACCGCCATCGCCCGCGCCGAGCACCAGGTCGCGCTGGAGCTCTACCTGGTGGAAGACGGCGGATGCAGCCTCGCGCTGGTGGACGCCCTGTGCGTCGCCGCCGTGCGCGGGGTGCGGGTGCGCTGCCTGTTCGACGATTTCGGCAGCCTCAAGCTGGGCGCGGCGTTGCGCCAGAGGCTGGCCGACGCCGGCGTGCTGCTGCAGTTCTACAACCCGCTGCGCTGGCGACGCGGATTCAGCAACCTGTACCGAGATCACCGCAAGATCCTGGTGGTCGATGACCGCCAGGCGTTCGTCGGCGGCACCGGTTCTTCCGACGAGTTCTGGGACCCGAGCCAGGAAACCAGCCGCTGGCATGAGGTGATGGTGGCCATCGAGGGGCCGCTGGTGGCGCACTGGCAACTGATCTTCGACTACCAGTGGGCGGCCAACCTCGGTCGCCGCCCCTGGAAGTCGGGCGATGCGCCGGGCCTGGCGCACCTGCCGCCCTACCCGGCGGTGGGGGAGGGCCTTGGACGGCTGGCCTACGCCGACGCCAGCCAGCACCGCGACATCGTCCAGTCGCTGCTGCGCAGCATTCGCACGGCGCGCAGCCGCATCTGGCTGGCGACGCCGTACTTCCTGCCCAGCTGGAAGGTGCGCCGGGCCCTGATCAAGGCGGCGCGGCGAGGCGTGGAGGTGCGTCTGCTGCTCACCAGCCGGCATACCGACCACCCGCCCGTGCGCTTCGCCGGCCAGCGCTACTACCCGCGCCTGCTGCGCGCCGGGGTGCGGATATTCGAGTACCAGCCGCGTTTCCTGCACCTGAAACTGGTGTTGGCGGACGATTGGGTGAGTGTCGGCTCCTGCAACTTCGACCACTGGAACCTGCGCTTCAACCTGGAAGCCAACCTGGAGGCGCTGGACCCGCAGTTCACCCGCGCCGTGGATGCCTGCATGCGTCAGGACTTCACCGACAGCCGCGAAATCTCCATGGACGACTGGCATTCCAGGCCCCTGCTCAAACGCATGCGCCAGCGCCTCTGGGGGTGGCTCGACCGGCTGGTGGTGAACCTGCTCGATCGCCGTCGCTGA
- a CDS encoding YceI family protein, with amino-acid sequence MHRLLRPLLALFTALALPAHASWYLDNESSRISFISTKAGSISEVHRFLTLHGRIDKAGKARLRVELESVSTGVPLRDQRLRDQFFEIARYPEAEITAELDLRPITDLAPGAQLELGLPITVKIRDTEQSYRAELLATRLDDHRFQVVTLAPLVLQVEDFGLTAALDKLRTLAGLPGINLSVPVGAVLIFTER; translated from the coding sequence ATGCACAGATTGTTACGTCCCCTGCTCGCCCTGTTCACCGCCCTGGCGCTGCCGGCCCACGCCAGTTGGTACCTGGACAACGAGTCCTCGCGGATTTCCTTCATTTCCACCAAGGCCGGCAGCATTTCCGAAGTGCACCGCTTCCTCACCCTGCACGGCAGGATCGACAAGGCAGGCAAGGCACGCCTGCGCGTCGAGTTGGAGTCGGTGAGCACCGGCGTGCCCCTGCGCGATCAGCGCTTGCGTGACCAGTTCTTCGAAATCGCCCGGTACCCCGAAGCCGAAATCACCGCCGAACTCGACCTGCGCCCGATCACCGACCTGGCCCCCGGCGCCCAGTTGGAGCTGGGCCTGCCGATCACGGTGAAGATTCGCGACACCGAGCAGTCCTACCGCGCCGAACTCCTGGCTACGCGTCTGGACGACCACCGCTTCCAGGTGGTGACCCTGGCGCCGCTGGTGCTGCAAGTGGAGGACTTCGGCCTGACCGCGGCCCTGGATAAGCTGCGCACGCTGGCCGGCCTGCCGGGTATCAACCTGTCGGTGCCGGTGGGTGCCGTGCTGATCTTCACGGAGCGCTGA
- a CDS encoding alkene reductase — protein MPTLFDPIKIGELELANRIIMAPLTRCRADEGRVPNALMAEYYTQRASAGLIISEATSVTPLGVGYPDTPGIWSDEQVKGWSNITKAVHASGGKIVLQLWHVGRISDPSYLGGEAPVAPSAIAAKGHVSLLRPLRDYPVPRALETEELADIVEAYRVGAENAQAAGFDGVEIHAANGYLLDQFLQDSTNQRTDQYGGSIENRARLLLEVTDAAIKVWGAGRVGVHLAPRADSHDMGDSDLAATFGYVARELGKRGVAFICAREKEGEDSLAPQLKEAFGGVFIANERFTKASASAWLESGKADAVAFGIPFIANPDLPERLRQDAPLNEPRPELFYAQGPVGYIDYPRL, from the coding sequence ATGCCCACGCTCTTCGACCCGATCAAGATCGGCGAACTGGAACTCGCCAACCGCATCATCATGGCGCCGCTGACCCGCTGCCGCGCCGACGAGGGCCGCGTGCCCAACGCCTTGATGGCCGAGTACTACACCCAACGCGCCTCCGCCGGCCTGATCATCAGCGAAGCCACGTCCGTCACCCCGCTGGGTGTCGGCTACCCGGACACCCCCGGCATCTGGTCCGACGAGCAGGTGAAAGGCTGGAGCAACATCACCAAGGCCGTGCACGCCAGCGGCGGCAAGATCGTCCTGCAGCTGTGGCACGTGGGGCGCATCTCCGACCCCAGCTACCTGGGCGGCGAAGCCCCGGTGGCCCCCAGTGCCATCGCCGCCAAGGGCCATGTCAGCCTGCTGCGCCCGCTGCGTGACTACCCGGTGCCGCGTGCCCTGGAGACCGAAGAACTGGCCGACATAGTCGAGGCCTACCGCGTGGGTGCCGAGAATGCCCAGGCCGCCGGTTTCGACGGGGTGGAGATCCACGCCGCCAATGGCTACCTGCTGGACCAGTTCCTCCAGGACAGCACCAACCAGCGCACCGACCAGTACGGTGGCTCCATCGAGAACCGTGCGCGCCTGCTGCTGGAAGTCACCGATGCGGCGATCAAGGTCTGGGGCGCCGGCCGCGTCGGCGTGCATCTGGCCCCGCGCGCCGACTCCCACGACATGGGCGATTCCGACCTGGCCGCCACCTTCGGCTACGTCGCCCGAGAGCTGGGCAAGCGTGGCGTGGCCTTCATCTGCGCCCGCGAGAAGGAAGGCGAGGACAGCCTGGCGCCGCAGCTGAAAGAAGCCTTTGGTGGCGTATTCATCGCCAACGAGCGTTTCACCAAGGCCAGCGCCAGCGCCTGGCTGGAAAGCGGCAAGGCCGACGCCGTGGCCTTCGGCATCCCCTTCATCGCCAACCCCGACCTGCCCGAGCGCCTGCGCCAGGACGCGCCGCTGAACGAGCCGCGTCCCGAGCTGTTCTATGCCCAGGGGCCGGTGGGCTATATCGACTATCCGCGCCTGTAG
- a CDS encoding MFS transporter, whose product MPTALLVLALSAFAIGTTEFVIMGLLPEVAADLGVSIPGAGWLVTGYALGVAIGAPFMAMATAKLPRKGALLVLMGVFIVGNLLCALAANYGLLMLARVITALCHGAFFGIGSVVAASLVPANRKASAVALMFTGLTLANVLGVPLGTALGQVAGWRSTFWAVTLIGVVALIGLWRVLPRQADEEATDIRAEFAALRGAGLWLALSTTVLFSAAVFCIFTYVAPLLGEVTGVSPRGVTWSLLLIGLGLTLGNVIGGRLADWNLARTLMGVFVALAIASSVLTWTSAALVPTEITLFLWATAAFAAVPALQVNVVNFGSAAPNLVSTLNIGAFNMGNALGAWVGGLVIGQGFGLTTVPLAAAVLAILALVSTLLTFSNQNPELQAALD is encoded by the coding sequence ATGCCTACTGCGCTTCTCGTCCTCGCCTTGTCCGCTTTCGCGATAGGCACCACCGAATTCGTCATCATGGGCCTGCTGCCCGAGGTGGCGGCCGACCTCGGCGTCTCCATTCCCGGCGCCGGCTGGCTGGTGACTGGCTATGCCCTGGGCGTGGCCATCGGCGCCCCCTTCATGGCCATGGCCACCGCGAAGCTGCCGCGCAAGGGCGCGCTGCTGGTGCTGATGGGGGTATTCATCGTCGGCAACCTGCTCTGCGCCCTCGCCGCCAACTACGGCCTGCTGATGCTGGCGCGGGTGATCACCGCGCTCTGCCACGGCGCCTTCTTCGGCATCGGCTCGGTGGTGGCCGCCAGCCTGGTGCCGGCCAACCGCAAGGCTTCGGCGGTTGCCCTGATGTTCACCGGCCTGACCCTGGCCAATGTGCTTGGCGTACCCCTGGGCACTGCGCTCGGCCAGGTCGCCGGCTGGCGCTCCACCTTCTGGGCGGTGACGCTGATCGGCGTGGTTGCTTTGATCGGCCTGTGGCGTGTGCTGCCGCGCCAGGCTGACGAGGAGGCCACTGATATCCGCGCCGAGTTCGCCGCCCTGCGGGGTGCCGGGCTGTGGCTGGCGCTGTCCACCACCGTGCTGTTCTCCGCCGCGGTGTTCTGCATCTTCACCTACGTCGCGCCGTTGCTGGGCGAAGTGACCGGCGTCTCGCCCCGTGGCGTGACCTGGAGCCTGCTGTTGATCGGCCTGGGCCTGACCCTGGGCAACGTGATCGGCGGCCGCCTGGCGGACTGGAACCTGGCGCGGACCCTGATGGGGGTGTTCGTCGCCCTGGCCATCGCCTCCAGCGTCCTGACCTGGACCAGCGCCGCGCTGGTGCCCACGGAAATCACCCTGTTCCTCTGGGCCACGGCCGCCTTCGCCGCAGTGCCGGCCCTGCAGGTCAACGTGGTGAACTTCGGCAGCGCCGCGCCGAACCTCGTCTCCACCCTGAACATCGGCGCCTTCAACATGGGCAACGCCCTCGGCGCCTGGGTCGGCGGCCTGGTCATCGGCCAGGGCTTCGGCCTCACCACTGTTCCCCTGGCCGCGGCCGTGCTGGCGATCCTCGCCCTGGTCTCGACCCTGCTCACCTTCAGCAACCAAAACCCCGAGCTGCAAGCGGCTCTCGACTGA
- a CDS encoding ArsR/SmtB family transcription factor, translating to MTTSIDLDEIIKALAHPVRREMLQWLKDPEKYFVEQDHPFEIGVCAGKFDQRCGLSQSTVSAHLATLQRAGLVTSRKVGQWNFFKRNEAVIAEFLRQMSDEL from the coding sequence ATGACTACTTCCATCGATCTCGACGAAATCATCAAGGCGCTGGCGCATCCCGTGCGGCGGGAAATGCTGCAGTGGCTCAAGGACCCGGAAAAATATTTCGTAGAGCAGGACCACCCCTTCGAGATCGGCGTTTGCGCCGGCAAGTTCGATCAGCGTTGCGGGCTGTCCCAGTCCACGGTTTCGGCGCACCTGGCCACCCTGCAGCGCGCTGGCCTGGTGACCAGCCGCAAGGTGGGCCAGTGGAACTTCTTCAAACGCAATGAAGCGGTGATCGCTGAATTTCTTCGCCAGATGAGCGACGAGCTGTAA
- a CDS encoding acyl carrier protein phosphodiesterase has product MNYLAHLHLGGSQPAQLLGSLYGDFVKGPLDGRWPADVEAAIRLHRRIDAFTDRHPLVAQAKSRFPVERRRFSGILLDVFFDHCLARDWSVYASEPLDAFTRHVYQVLDAEPHLPGRLALIAPRMAAQDWLGSYREFETLERVIAGMARRLSRPEALDGAMSELEGLYAALHTDFRAFYPQLQQFAEHQLRSV; this is encoded by the coding sequence ATGAACTACCTCGCGCACCTCCACCTCGGCGGCTCGCAGCCGGCGCAACTGCTCGGCAGCCTCTATGGCGACTTCGTCAAGGGGCCGCTGGACGGCCGCTGGCCGGCGGACGTCGAAGCCGCCATCCGCCTGCACAGGCGCATCGATGCCTTCACCGACCGCCATCCGCTGGTCGCGCAGGCCAAGTCGCGCTTTCCCGTCGAGCGGCGACGCTTCTCCGGCATCCTGCTGGACGTGTTCTTCGACCACTGCCTGGCCCGTGACTGGAGCGTCTACGCCAGCGAACCCCTGGACGCCTTCACCCGCCATGTCTACCAGGTGCTGGACGCCGAGCCCCACCTGCCCGGCCGCCTGGCCCTGATCGCGCCGCGCATGGCCGCCCAGGACTGGCTCGGCAGCTATCGCGAGTTCGAGACCCTGGAGCGGGTGATCGCCGGCATGGCCCGACGCCTCTCGCGGCCCGAGGCGCTGGATGGCGCCATGAGCGAGCTGGAAGGCCTGTACGCTGCACTCCACACCGACTTCCGCGCGTTCTATCCACAGCTCCAGCAGTTCGCCGAACACCAACTCCGCAGTGTTTGA
- a CDS encoding universal stress protein, with protein MKALMLATDLSNRSDRALRRAARLARQFDCPWFILHVVDDDQPQLRIELETEQVRRHLDEQLDFFTELAGRAPEIWVEVGDPAKHIADCTRWADVDLLVVGSHRKNPLRDIFIGTTLERLLRTSHVPILRVGQVAEDDYQTPLLALDCSRASAQAVRAAEELGLLPKAGAKALHAFDPLGGAMLLAAGAGTGAMAGDYAADQRRRAAAALDEFVLKEQLGAVIDQRLIEEGQPMTALRRVLEREPVDLLVLGTRGLTGMKRILIGSVADAAMRELDCDILAVPPIRWPDRL; from the coding sequence ATGAAAGCGCTGATGCTGGCCACCGATCTTTCCAACCGCTCCGACCGCGCCTTGCGCCGCGCCGCGCGCCTCGCCCGGCAGTTCGACTGCCCCTGGTTCATCCTGCATGTGGTGGACGACGACCAGCCGCAACTGCGCATCGAACTGGAGACCGAACAGGTTCGCCGCCACCTCGACGAACAGCTGGATTTCTTCACCGAACTGGCCGGCCGCGCCCCGGAAATCTGGGTGGAAGTGGGCGACCCGGCCAAGCACATCGCCGACTGCACGCGCTGGGCCGACGTCGACCTGCTGGTGGTCGGCAGCCACCGCAAGAACCCGCTGCGCGACATTTTCATCGGCACCACCCTGGAGCGCCTGCTGCGTACCAGCCATGTGCCGATCCTGCGGGTGGGCCAGGTCGCCGAGGACGACTACCAGACGCCGCTGCTGGCCCTGGATTGCTCCCGCGCGTCGGCCCAGGCGGTACGCGCCGCCGAGGAACTGGGCCTGCTGCCCAAGGCCGGCGCCAAGGCACTGCATGCCTTCGACCCGTTGGGCGGCGCCATGCTGCTGGCGGCCGGCGCGGGGACCGGGGCGATGGCTGGCGACTATGCCGCCGACCAACGCCGCCGCGCGGCCGCCGCACTGGACGAATTCGTACTGAAGGAACAGTTGGGCGCCGTCATCGACCAGCGCCTGATCGAGGAAGGCCAACCCATGACCGCGCTGCGCCGGGTACTGGAGCGCGAGCCGGTTGACCTGCTGGTGCTGGGCACCCGAGGGCTGACGGGGATGAAGCGGATACTGATCGGCAGCGTGGCCGATGCCGCCATGCGCGAGCTGGACTGCGACATCCTCGCGGTGCCGCCGATCCGCTGGCCGGACAGGCTCTGA